One Pseudomonadota bacterium genomic region harbors:
- a CDS encoding PHP domain-containing protein — MKLLRKANLHIHSTHSDGLLTPEQLITLVKTAGISTISITDHDTLSATHEAITFGSMQQIEVIPGIEFSASFNGQPMHILGYGISIDNKELNDLIVALQKSREERNHKILHKFAEIGITINAADLKKTCSGQIGRPHMARFLLNRGVVRSIEEAFRHYLGTGGNAYVDRLRFNADHIIAVIRKSGGVAVLAHPTSIDQNLQKIADILKSLQKEGLSGVEAFHPTISNKKSDELKKIAAELNLFITGGSDFHGSSFNPKKLLREIKAVTIPHSFLAELKNAINTVRTISQ, encoded by the coding sequence ATGAAGCTACTTCGCAAGGCAAATCTCCATATCCACTCCACCCATTCAGACGGGTTATTGACCCCGGAACAACTCATTACTCTGGTAAAAACAGCCGGAATCTCGACAATTTCAATAACCGACCATGACACCCTGTCCGCAACCCATGAAGCGATTACCTTCGGCTCCATGCAGCAGATCGAAGTCATTCCCGGAATCGAATTCAGTGCATCCTTTAACGGCCAGCCGATGCATATCCTCGGCTACGGGATATCCATTGATAATAAAGAGTTGAATGATCTTATTGTCGCGCTCCAAAAAAGCAGAGAGGAAAGGAACCACAAAATCCTCCACAAATTCGCTGAAATCGGGATTACAATTAATGCCGCTGATCTAAAAAAAACATGCTCAGGCCAAATCGGCAGACCCCATATGGCCCGATTTCTTCTCAACAGAGGTGTTGTTCGTTCTATTGAAGAAGCTTTCCGGCACTACCTTGGAACCGGGGGCAATGCATATGTAGATCGGTTACGCTTTAATGCCGATCACATCATTGCAGTCATCAGAAAATCCGGAGGTGTCGCGGTCTTGGCGCATCCGACAAGTATCGACCAGAATCTGCAAAAAATAGCGGATATATTAAAATCGCTACAAAAAGAAGGGCTTTCAGGGGTTGAAGCCTTCCATCCAACTATTTCTAATAAAAAATCTGACGAACTCAAAAAAATCGCCGCCGAACTCAATTTATTCATTACCGGTGGAAGCGATTTTCACGGTTCCAGTTTCAACCCTAAAAAACTCTTGCGTGAGATCAAAGCCGTGACAATCCCACATTCTTTTCTGGCTGAGCTGAAAAACGCCATAAATACTGTTAGGACCATTAGTCAATGA
- the malQ gene encoding 4-alpha-glucanotransferase, giving the protein MSFKRGSGILMHFSSLPGPYGIGDLGKSALDFIDFLRDCKQQYWQFLPIGPSSQVFDSSPYMSLSAFAGNSNLISPELLVEEGYLAESDLANLANFSEYYVEFEQVISFKESLLRKAFNAFIISGKNSKFETFCTRTLWLEDYALFMSLREKYENKAWYEWPETLVNREKVALELHKYQLEKQILFHKFVQFCFFDQWAKIREYATASGITLIGDLPIYVGLDSADVWAHQDCFRLDSLSHKPTHVSGVPPDYFSETGQRWGNPIYKWKLAKGKNNASLYAWWVERLRSLFEMVDIARIDHFRGFESYWEIPEAEETAINGRWVKGPGTEFFDEMLKQLGKVPIIAEDLGIITPEVEELRDHYGFPGMKILQFAFDSDEKNPYLPHNFQSSNCLVYTGTHDNDTCVGWYFSNTVARQNKEKVLRYANCHGTGEIHWDFIRLALSSTACISIIPLQDVLGFGGDCRMNKPSTEHGNWRWRCGSRFITDSVKMRLENETVFYGRG; this is encoded by the coding sequence ATGAGTTTTAAACGTGGTAGTGGCATTCTGATGCACTTTTCGTCCTTGCCGGGTCCTTACGGTATAGGCGATCTGGGTAAATCCGCCTTGGACTTTATTGATTTTTTGAGAGATTGCAAGCAGCAGTACTGGCAATTTCTCCCCATCGGACCAAGCAGTCAGGTCTTTGATAGCTCACCGTATATGAGTCTTTCGGCCTTTGCGGGCAACAGCAATCTAATAAGCCCGGAGCTTCTGGTTGAAGAAGGTTATCTTGCTGAATCCGACCTGGCAAATCTTGCCAACTTTTCAGAATATTATGTTGAATTTGAACAGGTGATTTCTTTTAAGGAGTCATTGTTGAGAAAAGCTTTTAATGCATTTATCATCAGTGGAAAAAATTCCAAGTTTGAAACGTTTTGTACCCGGACCTTATGGCTGGAAGATTATGCGTTATTCATGAGTTTACGAGAGAAATATGAAAACAAGGCCTGGTATGAATGGCCCGAAACTCTTGTCAACCGAGAAAAAGTTGCATTGGAGCTTCATAAATACCAGCTTGAAAAACAAATACTTTTTCATAAGTTCGTGCAGTTTTGTTTTTTCGATCAGTGGGCAAAAATTCGTGAGTATGCCACAGCTTCCGGGATCACTCTTATAGGAGACCTGCCGATTTACGTCGGGCTGGACAGCGCCGATGTCTGGGCTCATCAGGATTGTTTCAGGCTTGATTCCCTGAGCCATAAACCAACCCATGTTTCCGGGGTGCCGCCGGATTACTTCAGTGAGACCGGTCAGCGCTGGGGGAATCCCATATATAAATGGAAACTGGCCAAGGGCAAAAATAATGCTTCTTTATATGCCTGGTGGGTGGAAAGGTTGCGAAGTCTTTTCGAAATGGTTGATATCGCCCGGATTGATCATTTTCGGGGATTTGAGTCCTATTGGGAAATTCCCGAAGCCGAAGAAACCGCGATTAACGGACGCTGGGTCAAGGGTCCTGGGACGGAATTTTTTGATGAAATGCTGAAACAGCTCGGTAAGGTGCCGATTATCGCCGAAGATCTGGGGATTATCACTCCGGAAGTGGAGGAGTTGCGCGATCATTACGGCTTTCCAGGCATGAAAATATTGCAGTTTGCCTTTGATTCAGATGAAAAAAACCCGTATCTGCCGCATAATTTTCAGTCTTCGAACTGCCTTGTTTACACCGGCACCCATGATAATGATACCTGTGTGGGGTGGTATTTCAGCAATACCGTTGCACGGCAAAACAAGGAGAAAGTTCTACGCTATGCGAATTGCCATGGCACTGGTGAAATTCATTGGGATTTTATCCGGCTGGCGCTTTCTTCCACAGCCTGTATCTCGATTATTCCTCTTCAGGATGTATTGGGTTTCGGTGGAGATTGTCGAATGAATAAGCCGAGTACTGAACATGGAAACTGGCGATGGCGATGTGGCTCGAGGTTTATTACTGATTCCGTGAAAATGCGTTTGGAAAATGAGACGGTTTTTTATGGTCGTGGTTAG
- a CDS encoding DNA internalization-related competence protein ComEC/Rec2 — protein MGYLIPIVISFASGIAFSALDLPPSNPSALLLIATISTLTVLNYRKNSKFCYLLTIALFFLIGIIRTNYSFPQQPCHIANLVTTKADASIYGTLLKMPSHSGGNTQLIMAVEQYIDARQTLPTTGKVKLTVKGTELIDIIPGEKFLARATLSPITNYQTPGSFDYKKFLENKSIFTRGWLSTSTQIMKVHQLSSESRFTSLYYASERLRLKYRNILDRSLDPETSSLFKALLIGDRGTLQQEVLENFKAAGCIHMLAISGMHIGILAFFFTTTLLWIMKRSTWILLHLPTMKIAAILTIPVLIAYALIAGFNTPVLRALIMSAVFLVAMLFDRQWDLLNNIAIAAFIILILNPLELHTVSFQLSFAAVTAISCIFPRIQKIIHTNKNTAHKANFVQKLQQWTTTSLIVSIAATLGTAPLLIFYFNRFSLISPISTLVVTPLLCFWGLIPGLFALSISSFFPEMTVLLLKFGAIGLHLAERLIAVLASLPLNTLWFSTPSWMEIVSYYLLCASILLWSRRKIAKITFFISLSILILVPLKNQIERRFSSDTIVSFLDVGQGSSAVLELPGGDIFLIDGGGQQTENFNVGESVIAPFLWKKRITSIDGLIITHPHADHFNGLPFIINRFNPQNVWINGERTTDRYYNDLLAIIEHNQSATKIPEPREILYSSRDTTLQCISDFHLRNTESVKKWPNNRSLVLRLSHGNFSFLFPGDIEINEENDLVANHTNLKTDILLAAHHGSATSNSLAFFEKISPKYVITSSGKNQPSKYPAPEVRERLESLGITTFTTAQNGAVSFNAGDDGLIVEKIHDAD, from the coding sequence ATGGGCTACCTCATTCCGATTGTAATCTCCTTTGCCTCAGGAATCGCCTTTTCAGCCCTTGACCTTCCCCCATCAAACCCATCAGCCCTGCTCTTAATCGCAACCATCAGCACCCTAACTGTCCTGAATTACAGGAAAAACAGTAAATTCTGCTATTTACTGACCATCGCATTGTTTTTTCTCATCGGCATAATCCGCACTAACTACTCCTTTCCGCAACAACCCTGCCATATTGCAAACCTGGTTACCACAAAAGCAGATGCATCCATCTACGGCACCTTATTAAAAATGCCGTCGCATTCAGGCGGCAACACCCAATTGATAATGGCGGTTGAACAATATATTGACGCAAGGCAAACATTACCCACAACAGGAAAAGTCAAGCTCACCGTCAAGGGAACCGAACTCATCGACATCATTCCGGGAGAAAAGTTTCTCGCACGGGCCACGCTTTCGCCGATTACAAATTATCAAACCCCGGGAAGTTTTGATTATAAAAAGTTTTTAGAAAATAAATCGATTTTTACAAGGGGCTGGCTTTCAACTTCCACCCAGATCATGAAAGTCCATCAATTATCATCCGAGTCACGGTTCACCTCTCTTTATTACGCAAGCGAAAGGCTCCGGCTGAAATACCGTAATATTCTTGACAGGTCACTTGATCCTGAAACCAGCAGCCTTTTCAAAGCCCTTCTCATCGGCGACCGCGGCACGCTCCAGCAGGAAGTATTGGAAAATTTCAAAGCGGCTGGATGCATCCACATGCTGGCCATTTCAGGAATGCATATAGGCATTTTAGCTTTTTTTTTCACCACAACATTATTGTGGATCATGAAGCGGTCCACCTGGATTCTTCTTCATCTGCCAACCATGAAGATTGCGGCGATCCTGACAATACCGGTACTTATCGCCTATGCATTAATTGCGGGATTTAATACCCCCGTATTACGAGCCTTGATCATGTCTGCGGTTTTCCTGGTAGCCATGTTGTTTGATCGGCAATGGGATTTGCTGAACAATATTGCAATTGCGGCATTCATCATCCTTATTCTTAACCCCCTTGAACTCCACACCGTATCCTTCCAACTTTCATTTGCAGCCGTTACCGCAATTTCATGCATATTCCCGCGGATTCAAAAAATCATCCATACAAATAAAAATACGGCACACAAGGCAAACTTTGTCCAGAAACTCCAACAATGGACGACAACCAGCCTGATTGTCTCAATTGCCGCCACATTGGGAACCGCCCCCTTGCTTATTTTTTACTTTAACCGTTTCTCACTGATTAGCCCGATATCAACACTGGTCGTCACCCCACTCCTCTGCTTCTGGGGCTTGATCCCTGGCCTTTTTGCCCTGAGCATTTCTTCGTTTTTCCCGGAAATGACAGTACTGCTCCTCAAGTTCGGCGCCATTGGCTTGCATCTGGCAGAAAGGCTGATTGCAGTATTGGCGTCTCTACCACTCAACACCCTCTGGTTTTCGACTCCTTCCTGGATGGAAATAGTATCCTATTACTTGTTATGTGCATCCATCCTGCTCTGGAGTAGACGAAAAATCGCCAAAATCACATTTTTCATTTCTCTATCCATCCTCATCCTGGTTCCTTTAAAAAATCAAATTGAACGGCGTTTTTCATCAGACACCATTGTATCATTTCTTGATGTAGGACAAGGAAGTTCGGCGGTTCTCGAACTCCCAGGCGGCGACATATTCCTCATCGACGGCGGCGGGCAGCAAACGGAAAATTTCAATGTTGGAGAAAGTGTTATTGCCCCTTTTTTATGGAAAAAAAGAATTACCAGCATCGATGGACTGATCATAACCCACCCGCATGCTGATCATTTTAACGGCCTGCCCTTCATAATCAACAGATTCAACCCGCAAAATGTATGGATCAACGGAGAAAGAACAACAGACCGCTACTACAATGACCTGCTGGCAATTATCGAACACAACCAAAGTGCAACAAAAATTCCTGAACCACGCGAAATCCTCTATTCTTCGAGAGATACCACCCTGCAATGCATTTCGGACTTTCATCTCCGGAATACAGAATCTGTAAAAAAGTGGCCAAACAACCGGAGCCTGGTATTAAGGCTGTCCCATGGAAATTTTTCTTTTCTTTTCCCCGGTGACATTGAAATAAATGAAGAAAATGATCTGGTGGCCAATCATACGAATTTAAAAACAGATATCCTGCTTGCGGCGCATCATGGAAGTGCGACATCAAACAGTCTGGCTTTTTTTGAAAAAATTTCGCCGAAATACGTGATTACATCTTCGGGGAAAAACCAACCGAGCAAATATCCTGCACCTGAAGTAAGAGAGCGGCTGGAAAGTCTTGGAATCACAACTTTCACAACCGCTCAAAATGGCGCAGTCTCGTTCAATGCCGGGGATGATGGGCTAATTGTTGAAAAAATCCATGATGCAGACTGA
- a CDS encoding flavodoxin family protein — protein MKVLAILGSPRKGGNSEILLNAVLDGVKAQGGNAEIIRLSDLRISPCIGCGGCDKTGKCVVDDDMQPLYDKIIAAKRIILASPIYFYGITAQAKAFVDRTQALWSRKRLLKKKGDWLDDPERKGFLVSVAATKGERVFEGAILTMRYAYDAMGMEYGGEMLVKGVDSRGEMKKNEKVLDEAVLKGKAFAS, from the coding sequence ATGAAGGTATTGGCTATTCTGGGAAGCCCGCGCAAGGGCGGCAATTCAGAGATATTATTAAACGCCGTACTTGATGGAGTTAAAGCGCAGGGCGGCAATGCCGAAATAATCCGTTTGTCCGACCTCAGAATCAGTCCCTGCATAGGTTGCGGCGGTTGTGACAAGACCGGAAAATGCGTGGTGGATGACGATATGCAGCCTCTGTACGATAAGATTATTGCGGCAAAGCGGATTATCCTTGCGTCTCCCATATATTTTTACGGTATCACCGCCCAGGCAAAAGCGTTTGTCGATAGGACTCAGGCATTATGGAGCCGCAAACGATTGCTCAAGAAAAAAGGTGATTGGCTGGATGATCCGGAGCGTAAAGGGTTTCTGGTCTCGGTTGCCGCGACCAAAGGGGAGAGGGTGTTTGAGGGTGCGATACTCACCATGCGTTACGCCTATGATGCCATGGGAATGGAATATGGCGGTGAAATGCTGGTCAAGGGTGTGGACAGTCGCGGTGAGATGAAGAAGAATGAAAAGGTGCTTGATGAGGCTGTCCTGAAAGGCAAGGCCTTTGCTTCCTGA
- a CDS encoding DUF948 domain-containing protein codes for MTLVDFLIVITSISLAVVVATLVPALLQINRSARQVEILLEKVNHGIEPLIVSLSETSLELKRLTRSLNEKIDRTDVIIDTVKQSSDTLLLTTNILKNTITPLITQVGGFTAGVRAFLHFFAKAK; via the coding sequence GTGACTCTTGTCGATTTTTTAATCGTTATCACTTCAATCAGCCTTGCTGTTGTGGTTGCCACCCTGGTGCCGGCTCTACTCCAAATCAATCGAAGCGCCCGCCAGGTTGAAATTCTTCTCGAAAAAGTTAATCATGGAATTGAACCGCTCATCGTCTCTTTGTCTGAAACCTCTTTAGAACTGAAGCGGCTCACAAGATCTCTCAACGAAAAAATTGACCGGACAGATGTGATTATTGACACGGTAAAACAATCATCAGATACCTTGTTGCTTACAACCAATATCTTAAAAAATACCATAACGCCGCTTATCACCCAGGTTGGTGGATTCACCGCCGGCGTAAGGGCTTTTTTACATTTTTTTGCAAAAGCGAAATAA
- the proC gene encoding pyrroline-5-carboxylate reductase, whose protein sequence is MDRIDAIGFIGGGQMAEAMIKGLLKAGLVKADRIYVGDPSEQRRSVLSDGYNVCVFETSEAVYQESDIVILAVKPQIIVPVLEDSQKKAESRHLIISIVAGIPLAVLEANLAGSGCRVIRVMPNTPAIIQEGASALSPGKRATEEDMDIARVIFDAMGKSVVLDESYMDAVTGLSGSGPAYVFTFIEAMIDAGVRTGLPRDVSEALVEQTVLGSVKLVLESGKHPAELRAMVTSPGGTTIAGMHVLEKAGFRGMIMDAVAAGTHRSRELGQAMVGKNKE, encoded by the coding sequence ATGGACAGGATAGACGCAATAGGATTTATAGGTGGTGGTCAGATGGCCGAGGCCATGATAAAGGGCTTGTTAAAGGCAGGTCTGGTCAAAGCTGATAGAATTTATGTTGGTGATCCTTCTGAACAGCGACGTTCGGTTTTGTCGGATGGGTATAATGTTTGTGTTTTTGAAACATCCGAGGCTGTTTATCAGGAGTCTGATATTGTAATTCTTGCAGTTAAGCCACAGATAATTGTTCCTGTTCTTGAGGATTCTCAAAAGAAAGCAGAGAGTCGGCATCTGATTATTTCCATTGTCGCAGGGATTCCCCTTGCGGTTCTTGAGGCAAACCTTGCCGGTAGCGGCTGCAGGGTTATACGGGTGATGCCTAATACCCCGGCGATCATCCAGGAAGGAGCTTCAGCCTTAAGCCCAGGGAAACGAGCTACGGAAGAAGATATGGATATCGCTCGGGTGATATTCGATGCCATGGGTAAAAGCGTTGTACTTGATGAATCCTATATGGATGCGGTTACGGGTTTGAGCGGCAGTGGCCCCGCCTATGTCTTCACATTTATCGAAGCGATGATTGATGCCGGTGTTCGTACGGGTTTACCCCGGGATGTTTCCGAAGCATTGGTCGAGCAGACAGTACTCGGTTCGGTTAAACTTGTTCTTGAAAGTGGAAAACATCCGGCTGAATTAAGGGCCATGGTGACATCTCCGGGAGGTACCACCATCGCCGGCATGCATGTCCTGGAAAAAGCCGGGTTCAGGGGGATGATCATGGATGCTGTAGCTGCCGGAACGCATCGATCCAGGGAGCTTGGTCAGGCAATGGTTGGTAAGAATAAAGAATAG
- a CDS encoding YtxH domain-containing protein, producing MSDHDCHGSGVTILSFLAGTFVGATVALLFAPRSGKETREIITDFGYDVKDKIADLPDELKDQATPAIAKGKDMIERGRAMISKGNDMISQGKDFLDEKKKALNAAIAAGKEAMKQEKEALAATLEEKE from the coding sequence ATGAGTGATCACGATTGTCATGGATCAGGAGTAACGATACTTTCATTTCTTGCAGGAACCTTTGTGGGTGCGACTGTCGCACTTCTTTTTGCTCCTCGGTCAGGCAAAGAGACCAGAGAAATTATTACGGATTTCGGCTATGATGTTAAAGATAAGATAGCCGATCTCCCTGATGAGCTCAAAGATCAGGCTACCCCGGCAATTGCAAAGGGCAAGGACATGATTGAACGCGGCCGGGCAATGATTAGCAAAGGGAATGATATGATCAGTCAAGGGAAAGATTTCCTGGATGAAAAGAAAAAAGCGCTCAATGCGGCGATCGCGGCTGGCAAAGAAGCGATGAAACAAGAAAAAGAAGCCCTTGCCGCCACTTTAGAGGAAAAAGAATAA
- a CDS encoding sigma-70 family RNA polymerase sigma factor: MPAEIKEKLLEAGKDHGCISLSLLNDLTPDDEHPDTIDEIFDFLTENNIEIIRHDKSGTKKTLDGKDWEEKKGQHPSLDDDELLTEVKSSKSSKLEVQEVEETTTTYLREMGRFNLLTPAEEEKYSKAIREGFDAIINSIRINQQGIPELEIIVNQIALWERRDPTLKPKKQHLNFMIKSVIKVRDKYPDIQALKELQYKLELYTRSIEVAKDAMIKANLRLVVSIAKRYMHQGLSLADLIQEGNLGLMRAVFRFDYTKGNKFSTYASWWIRQAITRAILDKTRTIRLPVHFLELRSQFFKAFYSLVKELGREPTPIEISEKTGLPMDKILAILEASREPISLETPVGDDDSTLGDFLENQESVSPYEAVKNQELADRVTGILATLSPREEKIIRLRFGIGEDAEFTLEEIGKRFNVSRERIRQIEKKALNRLRHSSRRDKLKHFLD, from the coding sequence GTGCCAGCTGAAATCAAAGAAAAACTGCTTGAAGCGGGGAAAGACCACGGTTGCATATCCCTTTCTCTTCTCAACGATCTGACCCCCGACGACGAACACCCGGATACAATTGACGAAATTTTCGATTTTCTTACAGAAAACAATATTGAAATTATCCGTCATGATAAATCCGGCACAAAAAAAACATTAGACGGGAAAGATTGGGAAGAAAAGAAAGGACAACACCCTTCGCTGGATGACGATGAACTGTTAACTGAGGTTAAATCTTCAAAGTCCTCCAAACTTGAAGTCCAGGAAGTCGAAGAAACAACAACAACCTACCTCAGGGAGATGGGAAGATTTAACCTGCTGACCCCTGCAGAAGAAGAAAAATACAGCAAAGCTATTCGCGAAGGATTCGATGCGATCATCAATTCGATCAGGATCAACCAGCAAGGCATCCCCGAACTTGAAATCATTGTCAACCAGATTGCCCTTTGGGAAAGACGCGACCCCACCCTGAAACCAAAAAAACAACACCTTAATTTTATGATTAAGTCGGTTATTAAAGTTCGCGACAAGTACCCCGATATTCAGGCACTCAAAGAACTGCAATACAAACTCGAACTCTACACCCGCTCTATTGAAGTGGCCAAAGATGCGATGATCAAAGCAAATCTGAGGCTCGTTGTCAGCATTGCAAAGCGGTACATGCACCAGGGCCTTAGCCTGGCCGATCTTATCCAGGAAGGAAATCTCGGCCTGATGCGGGCGGTCTTTCGTTTCGACTACACAAAAGGCAACAAATTCAGCACCTATGCCAGCTGGTGGATCAGACAGGCAATAACCCGTGCGATTCTTGATAAAACCCGAACCATCCGCCTGCCAGTGCATTTCCTGGAACTTCGAAGCCAATTCTTCAAGGCTTTTTACTCGCTGGTTAAAGAACTTGGAAGGGAACCCACTCCTATTGAGATTTCTGAAAAAACCGGGCTTCCCATGGATAAAATCCTGGCTATTCTTGAGGCATCAAGGGAGCCGATTTCCCTTGAAACCCCTGTTGGCGATGATGACAGCACTCTCGGTGATTTCCTTGAAAATCAGGAGTCCGTATCCCCTTATGAGGCCGTAAAAAACCAGGAACTTGCCGACCGTGTCACCGGCATCCTTGCAACACTGAGCCCACGAGAAGAAAAAATTATTCGGCTTCGATTCGGTATCGGTGAAGATGCTGAATTCACCCTTGAAGAAATCGGTAAACGTTTTAACGTATCACGCGAACGTATTCGCCAGATAGAGAAAAAGGCATTAAATAGACTGCGGCATTCGAGCAGACGAGACAAGCTTAAACATTTTCTTGATTAA
- a CDS encoding type IV pilus twitching motility protein PilT translates to MAQIDAFFKLMNEQGASDLHMISGQQPVLRIRGDMERVKYNTLNSEELKAMLYEIIPDDKIKKFEETGDLDFGYEIAGLARYRGNLFMQKYGIGAVFREIPNNILTVQQLGLPKVISTLAALPKGMVLVTGPTGSGKSTTLAAIIDEVNRSRKHHILTIEDPIEFVHRSQNCIVNHREIGAHTMSFAAALRGALREDPDVILVGELRDLETIALAMEASMTGHLVFGTLHTLNAAKTVDRIIEIFPAEQQSQVRSTLADALKAVISQTLFKRVDVKGRCAALEILLCTPAVRNLIREGKTYQIPSSMQTGKKFGMQTMDDGILDLLNKKMISPESAYIHCTEKSNFVKYLKKPPSDFTDF, encoded by the coding sequence ATGGCGCAGATTGATGCCTTTTTTAAATTGATGAACGAGCAGGGTGCATCGGATCTTCATATGATCTCCGGTCAGCAGCCGGTTTTGCGTATCAGGGGGGATATGGAGAGGGTCAAGTATAATACCTTGAACAGTGAAGAGCTCAAGGCAATGCTGTATGAAATCATTCCTGATGATAAGATCAAAAAATTCGAAGAAACCGGAGATCTCGATTTTGGTTATGAAATTGCCGGACTGGCCCGTTACCGCGGCAATCTTTTTATGCAGAAATACGGGATCGGCGCTGTTTTTCGTGAGATTCCCAACAATATTCTCACCGTCCAGCAATTGGGCCTTCCCAAGGTTATTTCCACTCTTGCAGCTCTTCCCAAAGGCATGGTTCTGGTGACCGGACCAACCGGAAGTGGTAAATCAACAACACTTGCGGCAATCATCGACGAAGTAAACCGTTCAAGAAAGCATCATATCCTCACCATTGAGGATCCCATTGAATTTGTTCACCGGAGCCAGAACTGTATTGTCAATCACCGGGAGATCGGAGCTCATACCATGAGCTTTGCCGCTGCCCTGCGCGGCGCTCTTCGTGAAGACCCCGATGTAATTCTTGTGGGCGAATTGCGTGACCTTGAAACTATTGCTCTTGCCATGGAAGCCTCAATGACCGGTCATTTGGTCTTCGGCACTCTGCATACCTTAAATGCTGCAAAAACCGTTGACCGTATCATTGAAATTTTTCCAGCCGAGCAGCAGTCGCAGGTCCGTTCAACTTTGGCGGATGCATTAAAGGCGGTGATTTCTCAGACGCTTTTCAAGCGAGTTGACGTAAAAGGCCGGTGTGCAGCGTTGGAGATACTCCTTTGTACCCCGGCGGTCCGAAACCTGATTCGTGAGGGCAAGACCTATCAGATTCCTTCTTCCATGCAGACAGGGAAGAAGTTCGGCATGCAGACCATGGATGATGGGATCCTGGACCTATTGAACAAAAAAATGATTTCACCTGAATCCGCATATATCCATTGTACGGAAAAATCAAACTTTGTGAAATATCTCAAAAAACCACCAAGCGATTTTACGGATTTCTAA
- a CDS encoding NAD(+)/NADH kinase gives MIIKKVGIIIKKDSAEALKMGQDLTEWFAKRSVHSVIDAVRDGMDMLVILGGDGTLLHIADQASRFQIPVVGINLGDLGFLTEVAVNERYEALEAILSGSIIIEERLMLKARINSGGNPSQWHYALNDVVISKGNVDQLVQISAWADQEYITSYRADGLIFSTPTGSTAYNLSAGGPIVYPVQNSILVTPICPFMLESRPVLLPASMNLSTRLEGSVNDVKVIVDGRLAWSMEANDLLEIRVSENRLLLITSPQKGYFEILRNKLNWGGRSVTPKLEGSGPV, from the coding sequence ATGATCATAAAAAAAGTAGGGATAATTATTAAAAAGGACTCTGCTGAAGCCTTGAAAATGGGGCAGGATCTTACTGAATGGTTTGCAAAACGATCGGTTCATTCAGTGATTGATGCTGTGCGTGACGGCATGGACATGCTGGTTATTCTTGGTGGTGATGGAACTTTGCTGCATATCGCCGATCAGGCCAGCCGCTTTCAAATCCCGGTGGTGGGCATTAATCTTGGGGATCTTGGGTTTCTAACCGAGGTCGCGGTGAATGAGAGGTATGAAGCACTTGAGGCCATATTGAGCGGATCGATTATTATTGAAGAACGCTTGATGCTCAAGGCTCGAATAAATTCCGGGGGGAATCCATCTCAATGGCATTATGCTTTAAATGATGTGGTCATCAGTAAAGGAAATGTTGATCAACTGGTCCAGATCAGCGCCTGGGCTGATCAGGAATACATAACATCGTATCGGGCGGACGGGTTGATTTTTTCAACGCCCACAGGATCAACAGCATATAATTTATCTGCCGGAGGGCCGATTGTCTATCCGGTGCAGAACTCGATTCTGGTCACACCGATTTGTCCTTTCATGCTTGAGAGTCGACCGGTTTTGCTGCCGGCATCAATGAATCTCAGCACCAGGCTTGAAGGGTCGGTAAATGACGTAAAGGTTATTGTTGACGGCAGGCTTGCCTGGAGTATGGAAGCCAATGATCTCCTTGAGATACGGGTATCTGAAAACAGACTTCTGCTCATAACCTCGCCGCAGAAGGGATATTTTGAAATTCTACGAAACAAGCTGAACTGGGGCGGGAGATCCGTAACTCCTAAGTTGGAAGGATCAGGACCCGTCTGA